The following proteins are co-located in the Sardina pilchardus chromosome 24, fSarPil1.1, whole genome shotgun sequence genome:
- the thrb gene encoding thyroid hormone receptor beta isoform X1, with protein MSEHADKGSPGWKHEALQNDESTAAREFEDSQETGYIPSYLDKDELCVVCGDKATGYHYRCITCEGCKGFFRRTIQKNLNPTYACKYEAKCVIDKVTRNQCQECRFKKCIAVGMATDLVLDDSKRLAKRKLIEENRERRKREERQKTVWDRPEPTADEWELIRVVTDAHMATNAQGNHWKQRRKFLVEEAMLLNEITCNLFYASDQSAVGVKDSKPEDIGQAPVVNTAEGSKVDIEAFSQFTKIITPAITRVVDFAKKLPMFCELPCEDQIILLKGCCMEIMSLRAAVRYDPESETLTLNGEMAVTRGQLKNGGLGVVSDAIFDLGVSLSSFNLDDSEVALLQAVILLSSDRPGLTSVERIERCQEGFLQAFEHYINYRKHKVAHFWPKLLMKVTDLRMIGACHASRFLHMKVECPNELFPPLFLEVFED; from the exons ggTACATACCAAGCTACCTGGACAAGGACGAGCTGTGTGTCGTATGTGGGGACAAAGCCACAGGCTACCACTACCGCTGCATCACCTGCGAAGGCTGCaag gGGTTCTTCAGGCGCACCATCCAGAAGAACCTGAACCCCACGTACGCCTGCAAGTATGAGGCCAAGTGTGTCATCGACAAGGTCACCCGCAACCAGTGCCAGGAGTGCCGCTTCAAGAAGTGCATCGCCGTCGGCATGGCCACCGACT tggTGCTGGACGACAGCAAGCGGCTGGCGAAGCGGAAGCTTATCGAGGAGAACCGTGAGCGGCGCAAGCGCGAGGAGCGGCAGAAGACGGTGTGGGATCGGCCGGAGCCCACGGCGGACGAGTGGGAGCTGATCCGCGTCGTCACGGATGCCCACATGGCAACCAACGCCCAGGGCAACCACTGGAAGCAGCGGAGGAAGTTCCTG GTGGAAGAAGCTATGCTACTTAATGAAATAACATGTAATTTATTCTATGCTTCTGACCAGAGTGCAGTGGGGGTGAAAGACTCGAAG CCAGAAGACATTGGCCAAGCGCCGGTCGTCAACACGGCCGAGGGGAGCAAAGTGGACATAGAAGCCTTCAGTCAGTTTACTAAAATAATCACCCCCGCCATCACACGCGTGGTGGACTTCGCCAAAAAACTGCCTATGTTCTGTGAG ctgcctTGTGAGGACCAGATCATCCTGCTGAAAGGCTGCTGTATGGAGATCATGTCTCTGCGCGCGGCCGTGCGCTACGACCCCGAGAGCGAGACGCTGACGCTGAACGGCGAGATGGCGGTGACACGCGGCCAGCTGAAGAACGGAGGCCTGGGAGTCGTGTCCGACGCCATCTTTGACCTCGGCGTGTCCCTGTCCTCCTTCAACCTGGACGACTCGGAGGTGGCGCTGCTGCAGGccgtcatcctcctctcctccg atcGGCCGGGGCTGACGAGTGTGGAGCGTATCGAGCGCTGCCAGGAGGGCTTCCTGCAGGCGTTTGAGCACTACATCAACTACCGCAAGCACAAGGTGGCGCACTTCTGGCCCAAGCTGCTCATGAAGGTGACGGACCTGCGCATGATCGGCGCCTGCCACGCCAGCCGCTTCCTCCACATGAAGGTGGAGTGCCCCAACGAGCtcttcccccccctcttcctggAGGTCTTCgaggactga
- the thrb gene encoding thyroid hormone receptor beta isoform X3: MSEHADKGSPGWKHEALQNDESTAAREFEDSQETGYIPSYLDKDELCVVCGDKATGYHYRCITCEGCKGFFRRTIQKNLNPTYACKYEAKCVIDKVTRNQCQECRFKKCIAVGMATDLVLDDSKRLAKRKLIEENRERRKREERQKTVWDRPEPTADEWELIRVVTDAHMATNAQGNHWKQRRKFLSAVGVKDSKPEDIGQAPVVNTAEGSKVDIEAFSQFTKIITPAITRVVDFAKKLPMFCELPCEDQIILLKGCCMEIMSLRAAVRYDPESETLTLNGEMAVTRGQLKNGGLGVVSDAIFDLGVSLSSFNLDDSEVALLQAVILLSSDRPGLTSVERIERCQEGFLQAFEHYINYRKHKVAHFWPKLLMKVTDLRMIGACHASRFLHMKVECPNELFPPLFLEVFED, from the exons ggTACATACCAAGCTACCTGGACAAGGACGAGCTGTGTGTCGTATGTGGGGACAAAGCCACAGGCTACCACTACCGCTGCATCACCTGCGAAGGCTGCaag gGGTTCTTCAGGCGCACCATCCAGAAGAACCTGAACCCCACGTACGCCTGCAAGTATGAGGCCAAGTGTGTCATCGACAAGGTCACCCGCAACCAGTGCCAGGAGTGCCGCTTCAAGAAGTGCATCGCCGTCGGCATGGCCACCGACT tggTGCTGGACGACAGCAAGCGGCTGGCGAAGCGGAAGCTTATCGAGGAGAACCGTGAGCGGCGCAAGCGCGAGGAGCGGCAGAAGACGGTGTGGGATCGGCCGGAGCCCACGGCGGACGAGTGGGAGCTGATCCGCGTCGTCACGGATGCCCACATGGCAACCAACGCCCAGGGCAACCACTGGAAGCAGCGGAGGAAGTTCCTG AGTGCAGTGGGGGTGAAAGACTCGAAG CCAGAAGACATTGGCCAAGCGCCGGTCGTCAACACGGCCGAGGGGAGCAAAGTGGACATAGAAGCCTTCAGTCAGTTTACTAAAATAATCACCCCCGCCATCACACGCGTGGTGGACTTCGCCAAAAAACTGCCTATGTTCTGTGAG ctgcctTGTGAGGACCAGATCATCCTGCTGAAAGGCTGCTGTATGGAGATCATGTCTCTGCGCGCGGCCGTGCGCTACGACCCCGAGAGCGAGACGCTGACGCTGAACGGCGAGATGGCGGTGACACGCGGCCAGCTGAAGAACGGAGGCCTGGGAGTCGTGTCCGACGCCATCTTTGACCTCGGCGTGTCCCTGTCCTCCTTCAACCTGGACGACTCGGAGGTGGCGCTGCTGCAGGccgtcatcctcctctcctccg atcGGCCGGGGCTGACGAGTGTGGAGCGTATCGAGCGCTGCCAGGAGGGCTTCCTGCAGGCGTTTGAGCACTACATCAACTACCGCAAGCACAAGGTGGCGCACTTCTGGCCCAAGCTGCTCATGAAGGTGACGGACCTGCGCATGATCGGCGCCTGCCACGCCAGCCGCTTCCTCCACATGAAGGTGGAGTGCCCCAACGAGCtcttcccccccctcttcctggAGGTCTTCgaggactga
- the thrb gene encoding thyroid hormone receptor beta isoform X2 — protein MSEHADKGSPGWKHEALQNGYIPSYLDKDELCVVCGDKATGYHYRCITCEGCKGFFRRTIQKNLNPTYACKYEAKCVIDKVTRNQCQECRFKKCIAVGMATDLVLDDSKRLAKRKLIEENRERRKREERQKTVWDRPEPTADEWELIRVVTDAHMATNAQGNHWKQRRKFLVEEAMLLNEITCNLFYASDQSAVGVKDSKPEDIGQAPVVNTAEGSKVDIEAFSQFTKIITPAITRVVDFAKKLPMFCELPCEDQIILLKGCCMEIMSLRAAVRYDPESETLTLNGEMAVTRGQLKNGGLGVVSDAIFDLGVSLSSFNLDDSEVALLQAVILLSSDRPGLTSVERIERCQEGFLQAFEHYINYRKHKVAHFWPKLLMKVTDLRMIGACHASRFLHMKVECPNELFPPLFLEVFED, from the exons ggTACATACCAAGCTACCTGGACAAGGACGAGCTGTGTGTCGTATGTGGGGACAAAGCCACAGGCTACCACTACCGCTGCATCACCTGCGAAGGCTGCaag gGGTTCTTCAGGCGCACCATCCAGAAGAACCTGAACCCCACGTACGCCTGCAAGTATGAGGCCAAGTGTGTCATCGACAAGGTCACCCGCAACCAGTGCCAGGAGTGCCGCTTCAAGAAGTGCATCGCCGTCGGCATGGCCACCGACT tggTGCTGGACGACAGCAAGCGGCTGGCGAAGCGGAAGCTTATCGAGGAGAACCGTGAGCGGCGCAAGCGCGAGGAGCGGCAGAAGACGGTGTGGGATCGGCCGGAGCCCACGGCGGACGAGTGGGAGCTGATCCGCGTCGTCACGGATGCCCACATGGCAACCAACGCCCAGGGCAACCACTGGAAGCAGCGGAGGAAGTTCCTG GTGGAAGAAGCTATGCTACTTAATGAAATAACATGTAATTTATTCTATGCTTCTGACCAGAGTGCAGTGGGGGTGAAAGACTCGAAG CCAGAAGACATTGGCCAAGCGCCGGTCGTCAACACGGCCGAGGGGAGCAAAGTGGACATAGAAGCCTTCAGTCAGTTTACTAAAATAATCACCCCCGCCATCACACGCGTGGTGGACTTCGCCAAAAAACTGCCTATGTTCTGTGAG ctgcctTGTGAGGACCAGATCATCCTGCTGAAAGGCTGCTGTATGGAGATCATGTCTCTGCGCGCGGCCGTGCGCTACGACCCCGAGAGCGAGACGCTGACGCTGAACGGCGAGATGGCGGTGACACGCGGCCAGCTGAAGAACGGAGGCCTGGGAGTCGTGTCCGACGCCATCTTTGACCTCGGCGTGTCCCTGTCCTCCTTCAACCTGGACGACTCGGAGGTGGCGCTGCTGCAGGccgtcatcctcctctcctccg atcGGCCGGGGCTGACGAGTGTGGAGCGTATCGAGCGCTGCCAGGAGGGCTTCCTGCAGGCGTTTGAGCACTACATCAACTACCGCAAGCACAAGGTGGCGCACTTCTGGCCCAAGCTGCTCATGAAGGTGACGGACCTGCGCATGATCGGCGCCTGCCACGCCAGCCGCTTCCTCCACATGAAGGTGGAGTGCCCCAACGAGCtcttcccccccctcttcctggAGGTCTTCgaggactga